The following coding sequences lie in one Portunus trituberculatus isolate SZX2019 chromosome 12, ASM1759143v1, whole genome shotgun sequence genomic window:
- the LOC123502769 gene encoding uncharacterized protein LOC123502769 isoform X1, which translates to MWRAFRACDEVRRGRSLAEEQVGVYEAVAQKLHTQFGLDGRACVLRFICELQQRRLGHSTVAGKVLTALFTPHTLETEGQLYLAAKGLGHRKDAACASHYSSCPHSVFLYFETLRNLTIT; encoded by the exons ATGTGGCGTGCATTCAGAGCGTGCGACGAAGTGAGGcgcggcag GAGCCTGGCAGAGGAGCAGGTAGGGGTGTATGAGGCAGTGGCACAGAAACTACACACACAGTTTGGTCTGGATGGACGGGCGTGTGTCCTCAGGTTCATCTGTGAGCTGCAGCAAAGACGGCTGGGGCATAGCACTGTGGCGGGAAAAGTCCTGACTGCATTGTTCAC ACCTCACACTCTGGAGACAGAGGGCCAGCTGTACCTCGCTGCCAAGGGTCTAGGACACAGAAAGGATGCTGCATGTGCCTCTCATTACAGCTCCTGCCCCCACAGTGTCTTCCTCTACTTTGAGACACTCAGGAACCTCACCATCACCTGA
- the LOC123502769 gene encoding uncharacterized protein LOC123502769 isoform X2: MWRAFRACDEVRRGRSLAEEQVGVYEAVAQKLHTQFGLDGRACVLRFICELQQRRLGHSTVAGKVLTALFTYKILRNPVTPAEKLRREDGSNRRKKKEK, encoded by the exons ATGTGGCGTGCATTCAGAGCGTGCGACGAAGTGAGGcgcggcag GAGCCTGGCAGAGGAGCAGGTAGGGGTGTATGAGGCAGTGGCACAGAAACTACACACACAGTTTGGTCTGGATGGACGGGCGTGTGTCCTCAGGTTCATCTGTGAGCTGCAGCAAAGACGGCTGGGGCATAGCACTGTGGCGGGAAAAGTCCTGACTGCATTGTTCAC gtACAAGATCTTGAGGAATCCTGTGACTCCTGCTGAAAA GCTCAGACGTGAAGACGgaagtaatagaagaaagaagaaggagaaataa
- the LOC123502770 gene encoding dynein light chain roadblock-type 2-like translates to MSAEVEETLKRIQSHKGVVGVIVVNSEGIPIKSTLDNPTTIQYTGLISGLTDKARSVVRDLDPTNDLTFLRVRSKKHEIMIAPDKEYMLIVVQNTNE, encoded by the exons ATG TCAGCAGAGGTTGAAGAAACCCTCAAGAGGATCCAGTCCCACAAGGGTGTGGTGGGAGTCATTGTGGTCAACTCAGAAG gcaTCCCCATCAAGAGCACGCTGGACAACCCCACCACTATCCAGTACACCGGCCTCATCAGCGGACTCACGGACAAGGCGCGCAGTGTGGTGAGGGACCTTGACCCCACCAACGACCTCACATTCCTGCGCGTCCGCTCCAAGAAGCACGAGATAATGATTGCTCCAG ACAAGGAGTACATGCTGATCGTCGTGCAGAACACCAATGAATAG